One genomic segment of Helianthus annuus cultivar XRQ/B chromosome 14, HanXRQr2.0-SUNRISE, whole genome shotgun sequence includes these proteins:
- the LOC110908422 gene encoding 3beta-hydroxysteroid-dehydrogenase/decarboxylase: MAIDDDQSKTCVVLGGRTFIGRCLVVRLLTIGNWIVRIADSAHSLQLDPSESKYDSPLNRALSTGRASYAHVDVRHKSTIVNAIEGSEVLFYMDDSDSCNQDFYFGYSVIVQGAKNVVNACRRCKVKRLIYTSTADVVVDSSHDICSGNETLLYSSKFKDLYSELKAQAEAYVLLANDIDGLLTCAIRPSNIFGPGDPVLLPSLIEVAKSGWAKFIIGSDQTTSDFTYVDNVAHALICAEAALTSHMLIVSGKVFFITNFEPTKSWHFALCMLEGLGYYRPIIRLPAVVVRSVVFLIKWMDLNISSRDLKHVSVHNTIQLMSRTRTYNCSAAERHIQYSPIVSLDDGITSTVKSFKHLAKDLPTARLGDLVEQSKIEELLGSGEVADILLWRDERRSFICFLGVAFLYYWFCVRERRIVSSTAQLLLLVVVALFGFARISPNVSGYARFSSKLSISRTLPCFEVSEMSMRSFVRTIANIWNEVGNVARILAEGSDWSLFFKVVISIYLFKLLVVNNFPTSMGVGLAFSFVLCLIYEQYDVEVDGILGIIFEITRQSIEFVTSRLPIPTPSPLCINTTKPTKSKD, translated from the exons ATGGCGATCGACGACGATCAGTCCAAAACCTGCGTTGTTCTCGGCGGCAGAACCTTCATCGGAAGATGCCTCGTCGTCAGGTTATTGACGATTGGCAATTGGATCGTCCGAATCGCCGATTCCGCTCACTCGCTCCAACTCGATCCTTCCGAGTCGAAGTACGACTCGCCTCTGAATCGTGCTTTGTCTACTGGCCGTGCTTCGTATGCTCACGTTGATGTTCGTCACAAAAGTACAATCGTTAACG CTATTGAAGGTTCAGAAGTCCTATTTTACATGGATGATAGTGATTCTTGCAATCAGGATTTCTATTTTGGTTACTCAGTAATTGTTCAAG GTGCCAAAAATGTTGTTAATGCGTGTCGGCGATGCAAAGTTAAGCGACTAATATACACAAGTACTGCAGATGTAGTTGTTGATAGTTCACATGATATATGCAGTGGGAACGAGACGTTATTGTACTCTTCAAAA TTTAAGGATTTGTATAGTGAACTTAAAGCTCAAGCAGAGGCGTATGTTTTGCTTGCTAATGACATTGATGGACTCCTTACATGTGCTATTCGCCCCAGCAATATTTTTGGACCTGGTGACCCGGTTCTTTTGCCATCTCTTATTGAAGTTGCAAAATCTGGTTGGGCTAAG TTCATTATAGGAAGTGATCAAACGACTTCTGACTTCACTTATGTGGACAACGTTGCTCATGCCCTTATCTGTGCCGAAGCTGCTTTGACTTCACACATGCTCATTGTATCCGGAAAG GTATTCTTCATCACTAACTTTGAGCCTACAAAATCTTGGCATTTTGCCTTATGTATGCTGGAGGGCTTAGGTTACTACAG ACCGATCATCAGACTTCCTGCCGTGGTTGTACGGTCCGTtgtttttcttataaaatggaTGGATTTAAATATAAGTTCTAGAGACCTTAAGCATGTTTCGGTACACAACACAATCCAATTGATGTCACGCACTAGAACTTATAACTGCTCTGCAGCTGAGCGGCATATTCAGTACTCGCCAATTGTGTCACTTGAT GATGGTATCACATCGACTGTCAAATCATTCAAACATTTAGCTAAAGATTTGCCTACTGCAAGACTTGGAGATTTAGTTGAACAATCAAAAATTGAGGAACTTCTAGGGAGCGGGGAAG TTGCTGATATTTTATTGTGGAGAGATGAGAGGAGATCATTCATATGCTTTCTTGGAGTGGCTTTTCTTTATTACTGGTTTTGTGTACGTGAAAGAAGGATTGTATCCTCTACAGCTCAGCTTCTTTTGCTTGTCGTAGTTGCACTTTTTGGATTTGCTAGAATCTCACCTAATGTCTCTGGATATGCTAGATTTTCATCTAAATT GTCAATCTCGAGAACATTACCATGTTTTGAGGTGTCGGAAATGAGTATGAGGAGTTTTGTTAGAACCATAGCAAACATATGGAATGAAGTAGGTAATGTAGCTAGAATCTTGGCAGAAGGAAGCGACTGGAGTTTGTTTTTTAAG GTAGTAATTTCAATCTATCTTTTCAAGTTGCTTGTGGTGAACAACTTTCCCACATCAATGGGAGTAG GGTTGGCCTTTTCGTTTGTTTTGTGCTTGATCTATGAGCAATATGATGTTGAAGTCGATGGAATATTAGGAATCATCTTTGAAATCACGAGGCAATCCATTGAATTCGTGACAAGTCGTCTACCCATTCCAACGCCATCTCCGTTATGTATCAACACCACGAAACCTACAAAATCAAAGGATTAA